The DNA segment ACATGTACAACAACACCATCATGACCTACAAAGACCTGATTGATGCTAAGAAACAAATCAAACAGCTTTCAGGCAATCAGGAACTGATGGACAGTTTAAACACAATAAACAAAGCACTGAAAGAAGAATATGATAAAATGAAAACCGATCTTGATGTCTGCAGACAGCTTTATCAGGTTCAGTGATAAAAGTGTTGTATTAAATATATAATCGAAATGTTAAGATTCTGTATAATTTTTTGTGGTATATTCTTTTTTGAGCATAAGTTTTATGCTCAGAATAAACCATTTGATTCTGCACAATTTGCTCATTTTGATTGTGGAATTATCCAGACTAAGCAAAAGCTGGATCACCGTTTTTTTGCAAGTGTTCCGGCAATAAGCCTGAGAATAGATAATGAAGAGCAAATGTACGCTTCATTTCAGCTGGGAAAAAGGAAAAATAAAATATATCTCTATCTGAAGTTGCTTGGAGAAGATATCTGCATTAATAATGATAAAAATGTTGACGTTTATTTTAAAACAGGCGAAGTTACTGTCCTGAAAAATGAATTTCCGATCAACTGTGAGTCGCTTTTCGCAAGACAGTTAAGTAAAAAAGAACTTAAAAAATTTAAAGAAAATGAAATAACACAATTACAAATTTACACGTATAAAAAAAATTATGAGATATATCTGAACGAAGTGCATAGGCAGGATATTCTCCATTACATTAATTGCCTTTCAGCATATAAGATTAGAAAAGGTGAAATCCATAAATAAGAGAGTAAAATAAAATCGTATAAAATGAGTCCGCTGCCTGAATTAAATCTGAATTTAGGAATGTCAAAAGATCCTGATTTTCCTTTTAATAGAAAGGGAAAAGAAGAAATAATCATAAGAACGGATTCTGCACTCAGGAAATATACGATTAGTCTTACGATATCTGATCAGGAGGCGGGGACTATAATTTTGCAGATTAATGGAAATGAAATTGAAGTTCCCACGTATAAACTAATTGTGACCGATGACAAGACAGAAGAAATACGATCTTATCAGGTAACAAGAGATATATTGAGATTTGTTAAAACCAAAAATAAAAAAAGTTGGTTGTCATTCTTCGGATTTAAAAAGTTTGATAAAGCGTCTTATCTCTACGAAAATATTCCGTTTGAGCCGAAACAGGACAGCATTGAAACATTCGATATTTCAGCATACAGAAAATTATCTCACGATATGCTGTTTTACCAGCTGGAAAGAAGCGGGGATAAGATGGTAATTTATGCAGGAGATATCAGCAATTTTATAAAACCGGAACATGTTGAGAAATATTTTATTGTTGTAGATAATGATCAGGGAAAGAGCTTTATCGGAGATATTCTTTACCGTGAAAAATTTCTGAAACTTACTCCCAAAGTAGAACTCAGGATTATCAAAAGAAAGCAGGTTCCGATGAATTTCGAATACAATAATAAAGGAAGTATTAAAAAAATTATTTATCTGTAAAATTTAACACGGCAATGAAAGATATTTACTACAACATACCAATTGATTTTGAAAGACTTACCGGCAAAAAAGAGGTCGATAAAATTTCTTTGGAAACATCACTGCGGCAACATCTCTTTCTGCTGGCAACCACGGCATTGGGAGAATGTAAATTTGATGAAACCTATGGCTCGGAAATATGGGAAATAGATTTTGATCTCCTGAAGAGCGACAACAGCCTCAAAGAATTAATTTCTGAGACTCTAAAGAAATCAATTATAAAACATGAGAAAAGGCTGGAACTTGAAAATGTTGAGGTTTATGTAAGTGACCATAATCTTGGAAATTCAGTAAAAAGAAGAATGAAAAAAAGAGTGTCATTTGCCATTAAAGGGCTCATTGCAGAGACTGACCGTTCATTTGTGTTCAGTAGTTGTTTTTTTGTGGGACCACTTTCATATTAATACGGAATTAAATATACATGAATCAGGAAAGAATTATAGACAGGATATTAAGAAAGGCTTCAAAGTTGTGGGGATACAGTGAGTTGGAGTCGGAAAGTTCCTTCGATCCCGTTGTAAGCTTATTGTTATCTGCCTGTGCCGCAGAACTTGAAAAACTGGGCTCTGAGCTTGAAAATTCCCGTTCCAGAATTATAGAAAGGGTTTTGGAAGTAATGTTCCCCGAACAGGTTTCCGGTGTAGTACCGGCACGAACCCTGCTTCAGGTGAGCCCTCTGGAAAACAATACCTTTATTTCGTACTATAGTAGTTTTAAAACTACAATTCGAAAACAGAATATTTACAATCCATCCGAAAGTACTGTTAAAGACTTGTATTTCAGTCCTTCGATAGAAACAAAATTGTTTGCTGCAAAAGTAAAATATCTTGCTTATGATAATGTAATGATGCACATTGAAGACTTTTTTTCTGATGAAATTATCGGAAAGGCAGAAGAACATCTTCCCTCAGGTGAATTATGGCTGGGAATACACTCTCATCTGAGAGAAGATCTTGAGGACTTGGTGCTTTTTATTGATAGTAGTAATAGCTTCCAGAAAGAGATCTTTTATTATTATCTGAAGCAGGTAAAAGTTTTTTTTGGAAATAGAGAGTATCATTTAAATGAAGGCTATAATATAGAAAATGACAGCCTGAATCCAGAACAGATTATTACTAAAAATTATTCCGACCTGGAATATATTTATAATGAAATCAACCGGTTTTATAAACCATATTTCTTTACGCTGAAAGCGAGGTTGTCTTTTTCTGAGAAACCGGAAAAAGAAGAGCTGTTTTTTAAACACTTTCCGGAAAATGAGATAGCGGCTGAACAAGATATTTTTTGGCTTAAGTTTAAATTTTCGGAAGCAATTGTTCCTGAGATTTTACAAAATGTCCGTTTTGCATTAAACTGTGTTCCTTTTATTAATATCAGGAATCAAAACATCACCCGTAGAATAAAAAGCAGGCTGAATATCATTCCAATCGATGATGCAGAGCAATTTCTGGAACTTGATGATGTGTCGGACGAGTATGGAAAAAGATTAGATATTAAAAATTATGAATCTGAAAATGAAGAACCAATAGCCGTTTTGAGGCGGGGAGGTGTTTCCCGTTTCGACCGCAGGAGCGCGTCGGAATTACTACAGTATTTATTAGAACTGATCAAAGACGAAACGGCTGCGTTTGCAAGTATAGGTTCCAATTCCGTCAATGATATTCTCAGGCAGATTAATCAGAATATGGCATCACTTCATCAGCTTGCAAAAGAAAAAAACTTTGTTCAGGCCAACAGTCCATACCTGATTATTTCTTCCGGAGATCCGGAAACAGATGTACAGTGCAAAATCTCTTACTGGTCTACCGCTGCACAGGATGGAAATGATGTAAAGCAGATGACCCGGCTCACAGCAGTAGGTCCGGAAAACGGATTGTTTGAAAATTCTGCCTTGGCTATCCGTACTTCAGTGGGCGGGAAAAAGAAGCTTTCTCCGCAGGAGAAAATATTGGAATACAGAAATGCTTTACTGACAAGAGGTCGCATTGTTACGGTAGCAGATATCAGGGCTTTTGCAATGAATCATTTCAGGCAGCTTATCAAAGATGTTGAAGTTAGGAAAGGTACACAGAAAGAAGTTTCATTGAAAGGAGGCTTCAGCAGAACTATTGACGTCTTTCTTGTCCGAAATAAAGAAAATATCCGTAAAGAAGAATGGGAATATCTGTGCGATAGTTTTTTGCTGAACCTAAAAAATGCATCCGCAAATATTTATCCTTACCGCTTATTTGAAAAATAGGTGAGAATCATTACAACTTAATATAAAATTAAAGATATCGAATAATTTAAACACAATATAGTATGTTATCAAACAAAGGAATCGGTGGTAATGAAGTACCATTTGATGCAAATGAAGCGATTGTGGAAATCCCGCAAAACAGAACCCTTTTCGCACAGAAACTTACAGCAGAAGACCCGGTAAAACCGGAGCTCGTAGAAGGACTAACTACGGTAGAAAAAGTCTTTGAACATTTTAAACCCGAAATTAAAGTTGATTTTGAAAATGCAGAAGGTGCTACCCAAATGGAATCTCTGCAATTCAGCAATCTTGGAGACTTCGGAACCAAAGGAATTACCGCACAAAGTAATTTTCTCAATGTATTGGAAACGGAAAAAGACCAATATCAGAAAATTGTGAAGCAGCTTAAAACAAACAAAATCCTGAAAGCGGCCCTTGAAGATCCCGATGCAAAGAAAGCATTGCACGATACGCTGCTGTTGCTCATCAAAGAACTTGAAGAAAATAAATAATCTTAAAAACACAAAACGATGTCACAAAAACAACAAGAATTGCAACCAATGGAAGCTCCCGTACTGGAGCAGAAAATAGCAGGACATGCTTCTGCGGATAAGTTATTGGAAAAGTTGGCACGCTACGGAGGATTCGACTTGCTGGAAACCTCTATTGAAAATATTCAGAATATAAATCCGGATCGTAAAGCGAGAAGAAAAATTTTTCTTACCGAAAAAAGTAAAGAAAAAGAAAGAGAGATACTTAAAAAGA comes from the Chryseobacterium nepalense genome and includes:
- a CDS encoding GPW/gp25 family protein; its protein translation is MKDIYYNIPIDFERLTGKKEVDKISLETSLRQHLFLLATTALGECKFDETYGSEIWEIDFDLLKSDNSLKELISETLKKSIIKHEKRLELENVEVYVSDHNLGNSVKRRMKKRVSFAIKGLIAETDRSFVFSSCFFVGPLSY